Genomic segment of Drosophila ananassae strain 14024-0371.13 chromosome 2L, ASM1763931v2, whole genome shotgun sequence:
ACGGTCCGCGACAGCAGCGCCGAAGCTCTCGGCACCCTCATGAAGCTGATGGGTGAGAAGGCAGTGGCGCCTTTGCTGACCGACATAGATCCCCTCAAAATGGGAAAGATCAAAGAGAGCCACGACAAGGCGGAGATCAAGATAAAGGTTGCCGGCCCCAAAAAGGAGGCTCGACCTGCCTCAGCTCCACCGGTCAAGGCTGCTGCTCCCGCCAAGGCAGCAGCCGGCAGTGCGGAGCCGAAGCCTGTAACTCGACCCGCCACCACAGGGGCACGCAAAGTGGTGAAGAAAGCATCTGGCGGCCCATCTGGCGGTGGTGCATCTGGCGGAGGTGCAGTCGCAGCTGCCAAAGGATCGGGCAAGGCCCTGGCAACGGAGAGAGAGCTGGCACCCGAAGAGGTCCAGGCCAAGGCCGAAGAATTTCTGCCGGCGGATATCCTCAGTGGTCTCGTGGACTCTAACTGGAAAAATCGTCTTGCATCTGTGGAACAACTCATGGGCGATATAACCAGTTACGATGCCAAGCAGGCGGGGATATCCCAAATATTGATCCGCACAATCAGCGGACGCAAGCCTGGACTCAAGGAGATGAACTTTCAGGTGAGAAGACTAAagagttttaattttaattgcgaATAAAATCCAAATCGAATGTCTTTCTGTCTCAATAGTTTCTATAGACCATTTTAGGAACAAAACCTGTTTTTCCGTCATGGCTATAATTAAGACATCCAACTTATGCGgtgatttaattatttttcaggTGCTCAAGTTTAAATTGGATGTTATACGCAGTGTGGCTGAAAACTATCCGCTGACCACAACAACTGTGGACCAGGTGATCAACGAAATAACCGAGAAACTTGCCGACGCCAAAAATGGCGCCGCAGCCTCCGATGTCCTCACCGCTTTTGCGGAAGCCACCAAACTGGAATACGTTGTGGGCAAAGTGCTGACATTTGCCTTTGAGCAGAAGTCACCCAAAGTCCAGTCGGAGGCGTTTAATTGGGTCAACAAGTCCATCACCGAGTTCGGCTTCCAGCTGCAGCCCAAAACCCTGATCGAAGACGTTCGCAAAGGTGTTCAGAGCACAAATCCTACGGTACGCGGCGCGGCCATCCAACTAGTGGGCACCATGTCCATGTACATGGGCAATGCCCTGATGATGTTCTTCGACAGCGAGAAGCCGGCTCTAAAGTCCCAGATTCAGGCCGAGTTCGACAAGAATCTGGGCGAGAAACCGCCGAAGCCGGTGCGTGGCGTTCAGAAGGCtagtggaggaggaggtgccAGCAACTCCGCGGAGAATGAGGAAGAGGAGGGCGGTGCCGTCGAAGAGGAACCCATCAACATGGCGGATCTCTTGCCGCGCGTCGATATTGCTCCACAGATCACGGAGACCCTGCTGAAGGAAATGTCCGACAAGGACTGGAAGGCTCGCAATGAAGGGCTGACGAAGCTGCAGGCGATCATCTCCGAGGCGCGCCTGATCAAGCCCAGTATCGGGGACTTGGCCCCAGCGTTGGCGCATCGCCTAGTTGACTCCAATGCAAAGATCGCGCAGACGGCGCTCTCCATTTGCGAGCAGCTGGCCACAGCCATGGGCGCCGGCTGCCGAAGCTATGTGCGCACTCTTTTCCCGGGATTCCTGCACGCCTTGGGAGACAACAAGAGCTTCGTGCGGGCCGCCGCCCTGAACTGCATCAATTGCTTTGGGGAGAAGGGCGGCTACAAGGAGTTCTTCGAAGCGGAGATGATTGCCGATGCCCTCAAGGGTGGATCTCCAGCTCTGAAGTCTGAGCTGTGGGCCTGGCTGGCGGATAAGCTGCCTGGTCTGCCGCCAAAGTCAGTGTCCAAGGAGGATCTGCATGCCATGGTGCCGCATCTGTATGCCCACATCTGCGATCGGAATGCGGACGTGCGCAAAAACGCAAACGAGGCTGTTCTGGGCATCATGATCCACCTGGGCTACGAAGCCCTGGTACGAGCTCTGGATAAGCAGAAGCCGGCATCGAAGAAGGACATTTCGGCGGCCCTGGATAAGGCGCGACCCAATCTTCCAGTGAAACCCCTACCCAAGGGCAAGCAGCAGGCACCCATTCCCGAAGAGCCCAAGGCTAAGACGGTACGCGGTGGAGGTGGCGCTGCCAACAGCGGCGCAGCTGGAGGTATTCAAAAGAGTGCATCGGCGCGATCGGCCGGAGGACAGGACAAACAGCCGGCACCGACGCGCAAGAAGGACGAGGACGTCGACACCTCGCCACTACTGGCGATAAACAATGCAAAGAACCAGCGTCTGCTGGATGAGCAGAAGATGCGGGTGCTCAAGTGGACTTTCACGACGCCGCGCGAAGAGTTCACCGAGCTGCTGCGCGAGCAAATGATGGCCGCGAATGTCAACAAGGCTTTATTGGCCAACATGTTCCACGACGATTTTCGGTAAGATTTGGCTTTAAATCCCTATTGGACATCTTTATAATAATTCCTTTTCTTTCGTCCAGCTATCACTTAAAAGTCATTGAGCAGTTGAGCGATGATCTGGCTGAGAACAGCAAGGCCTTGGTATGCAATCTGGACCTGATACTGAAATGGCTCACTCTGCGTTTCTACGATACGAACCCTTCTGTGCTGATTAAGGGTCTCGACTATCTGGTGCAGGTCTTCCAGATGCTCATCGACATTGAGTACATCCTGGCCGAAAACGAGGGCAGCTGCTTTGTGCCCCACCTTCTGCTGAAGGTGAGCTTATTGGGAGGATGTGAGAATCCagaataaagtatatattctcCTTTTAGATTGGAGACCCCAAGGATGCCGTTAGGAATGGAGTGCGAAGGGTTTTGCGTCAAGTTATCCTGGTCTTCCCCTTCGCAAAGGTCTTTGGCTACGTAATGGAGGGCCTCAAGTCGAAGAACGCTCGCCAACGTACCGAGTGTCTGGACGAGCTGACCTTCCTGATCGAATCGTACGGCATGAACATATGCCCTCCGGCAGCGGTGCGAGAGATTGCTCGCCAGATCTCCGATCGGGACAACTCTGTGCGCAGTGCCGCTCTCAACTGCGTCGTCCAGATATTCTTCCTTGCCGGCGAGAAGACCTACAAGATGATTGGCCAGCTGAATGAAAAGGATCTGTCTATGCTGGACGAACGCATTAAGCGGGCCAAGAAGACAAAGAAACCGGCGCCTCCACCCGTCGTTGAGGGGCCCAGCGGGACTAGACCTTCGGTCGTTCCCCAGCAGGACAGCATTGAGATCGAGGATGCAGTGGTGGGCAACGGATGCGATGAGCTGCCTCCGCCGGACGATGAGGGGTAAGTGTACGGGGTGGGACTGGTCAGATTCTAAAGCACTATCTTAAGACCTAGCTACAGCCTCCTAACCCAACCACTCAGCTTGGTGAGTGCCCTGATCAGCCGAGGGTTGGAAACTACTGCCGGCTTTATGAGTCAGGCCCTGTCGCACCAAGGCAGGTCCCAGGCGGGTTCAAGACCATCAAAAATACCCATTGGACTGATCCAAAAGAGCTGGAATGAGAAGCATGTGTGACACATGcgtcttttatatatattttgttacaTGTACTATATAGAAGTTCTGAATACAACTTCAGATAACCCATAAGGTGCTAGAcatgccatttttttttaattttgaaagtttttttattgggttattgaatttaatttcaaacaaTAATCAGTAACagtatagagttaaaaaaatatagataatGTTTTAAAAAGAATTCCTTCCTAGACACTTCCATGGGGAGAGGTGTTTAATAGTATATGTGTGTTCCTGAAAGTGGTTTCCAACCTCGGATATATCCCAGTAGCCTTACTTTTGTTTACCCTGTTGATTTCTGTtgattttggttttatttctTACCCACTCTCAGTTTGCAGCGGGCGTTGAATGCGCGTGGGCAGAGCAACCTGGCGGAGCGGAGTGCCACCAGCGTGGTATCATACTTGAACTCCCTGACTCGGCAGGCGTAATGTGGCTTTCATTTTTTACTTTGTGTTGTTTTGAgttcgtttttgttttgtgtgctGCTTGCTGGcgtgtgtttttgtttgtcgCAGTCGCCTATGCCCTTCCTGTCGGCCCTGTTGGGGCTATGCTTTGCATGTTACTGGCACAGTTGTGTTTAACTAGTTGGGCTTAACTAACACAATCGTTCTTTTTTCTCCCCAATAACCAAACACATTCGCAGGACATTTGATCAGGCGCCGTCGTCGCAGCTGCTCCTCTTACAACAGCAACTGGCTCAATTACAGCAGCAGGCCCAGCTGCAGAAGCCCAGCGGTCCCTTCGGACTGGACCCGCAGGTGATAAATGAGATTGAAAAGGATTGGGTCCGTGTGGACCAAATGGAACTGAAGTCGGTGACGAATGTGGACATCTCTGCGCTTGACGAGTCAATCAAGATACGGGCCGTTGCAGGCGGAGTGCAGTATCCTCAGGAGAAGTTCGATCGCTTGATTTCGCGCCAGCATTACCTTCAACAGACCCTGACCACATCCCCATCCTCGGCTGGTGGCGGGGCTAGTGGTATCTCGCCCTACCGCAGTCCCATGCGCCTGCAACTTCAGCAACAGCCCCAGCAAATGGACAATAACATGCCGAAGTAAGTATTCTTACTCCTTTTCTCTAGCAGTCTCTGAAATAGTTTCTTTTCTTCCACAGTTTGGCCGATGTGCTGCCCAAGCATGATCCTCAGCTGGTGAAGGTCATCAAGTCGGTCAGCAGCACAGACACCTTGAAGGCACGTGCGGCCATTAATGAGCTGGCCGCCATAATCGAATCTCCCGAGAAGCAGGCCGTGCTCCGAGACTACGAAGAAATATTCATACAGAATGTGCTGGCACAGCTAAAGGTGAGTACTTCTTTTCGAGCCTTTTCATTTCACTAATAGAATGGATTGCCCTTCCAGAATCTCTCTCAGATGCCTTCGGCCCAGTCCGTGGTGGTTTACCAGCCACTATTGTCCATATTATACACCTTTTTCCATGCCAACATTCTGGGCAAGACGCTGAGCGTTGCCTGCATTAAAAATCTCATGTCATCGCTGCTGAATCTAATGGCTGATCCGAAACTGGCCGTGGGGGATGACAGCCAGTACAACAAGGTGATCAACGGCATTTGCCTTAAAGTGCTGGACAAAGTAGACTTTACGAATTTAAACTGGTTAGTTATAAAAGACTAAAAATTGCTAGGTGACTCTAATCAAGGTCTTTTTCGAACAGTGCTCTTATCCGATTGCTGCGCGAGACTTGTCCAGAAGCGAAGCTGCCAAAGTTCACAGATCTTCTAATGAAGTGCATCTGGCGGAATGTGAAAATGCTGCCGGAGCGCAGCAATGAGCTGAACTACGATGCTGTCATATTGGAAGTCCACGAGTTCATGCTGGCCCTACCCAGCACCTGGTGGCAGAACCGTCCGTCGGACACCCCGATGCGCACCATCAAGACCATTCTGCACAACATGGCTAAAGTGAAGGGAAATGCCATCCTCCAGCATCTCAACCAGATACCCACACATTCGGAGCTGCACACGTATCTGATACGCATCCTTAAGGTTTGTAGTGATCGTAACTTCTTTATGATCTTTACTTTAGTTATACCATGTGTTTTATACAGAATTTCCAAAAGGATGGATCTGTAACTGCTTCTGGAGCATCACCACAAAGAGCCAAGGAGATCGCCTCTAAGCGTATTTCGCACCAGACTCACGACACAGTATCTCAGATCTTCAAGCTAATCTCTGACCGAGATACAAAGCAGCAAGGTCTGCAAAAGCTTTACGACTTCAAGGTTTGTCTTGTCTGGGTGTTCTTATGGATATGGATTATAGAATAAAGTAAATTTTTGCAGAAACAAAACCCCGAAATTGACCTTAGCACCTTCCTGCAAGGTTCAAGTGCCACTTTCCACAAGTACATCGAGGAGGGGCTGGCCGAAATCGAACGTAGTCACCATACCGACACCGGCACACAGGCGCCGGATAATCGTACAGGTAAGAGCGCCTCATAGATCATTTAACACCGCGAATGCATCTACTAACCCCACGCACACCAACTTACATTTATACGCGACCCACTGCAGCAGCTACCCGTTCTTATCTCACAGATGCCAACCACCAGAACACCGCCCACGATGCCGACTTCTGGATGGATCGTCTGCAGTATCATCTGAGTGGAGGCGGTGTGGGCGGCAAGCTGTCCTCCGGCCGCTCCGCAGATGATGGCTCCCATATGCTGGACAACAAGGTGGCCGACGAGAATCTGTGCCTGAACTCAATTAACTCTCAGAAGGCGTCCCTCATCAAGCGCGATGTGAGTTGATCTATCAGCATTACTAAGTGGATATCTAAAATGTCATTGATTTTCAGAAGCGGGACATGTCGCCGAACCGGTTGCAGCACCTCCAGGCCAAGTTGGCCCAGATCAAGAAGGAGAATCACGTCTAATTAGTTGGGCTAAGGCTTCCGGAGGCTGGAAATCCTAAGCTATACATATAAGATaccgaaacagaaacaggCAATGACGCCCAAACATAAAGCGAGCAAGGCCTCGTTTACTACATgatcatttattatttaacatAGTTGTATGCTTTTCAAGTCGGcacatctatatatatatatttacgtaAATAATGTTTAGTAACAAGAGCAGCAGCGAGTGTCGAAAGCAGATTAACAACAGTAACAATAATTAACAGATCACACTATAACTACTATGCCTACTCCAAACTATATATTGTACTTGTTCTAATATAACAATTGATCGGTCTAATGTATTAGCACTGAGTTGTGTTCTGTATGCGATTCAATTTGAATTGACTCGATTGGCCGAGCTGAGATTGAGATTTAGATCCTGATTTACCCTGTAATTGTGACTGTGACTGTGACTGTAACTGCGACCGGGTTCCATTTTAGATCGCTTGTTAGTTTAAATTATCAGTTATCAGTGAATTATCAGCAGCAGAGTGTTAATGGTTTGTGTTTTGCATCGCTCTCTGCACCGCTAGGATCGGTTCTTGTTATGTCTGGTTATGTTTTCCACACTCAACACGCCTCAAATTGTTTCAAGCCAAGCGTGGGGCTCAGTGCGCGCTAAAAACTCTAATTTATACTCGTATTAGCTAACAGTAGTTTTTACCAAATAGCAGTTACcctttaacttttttttagttCAGTAAGACCCGTTCAGTTTTATCTTCACACATCCCTCCCAAACACACCACACCCACTCACACATCCTCACAAATATACACTGATTTTTAAGCAGCTGGCACGCAGGACACGCTGGATAACAAACACATAGGACACGCGAGCGTATTTTTGTAACATCCTCATGAACTATATGCGAAAATAAatgttatatttataattcagCCATCCTTGCCTTTCTTTTTAATCGGCCACTGGCACCACATCCTCCGTGATTTCAGTGAGCAGCTCGTCATCCTCTCCGTCCTCGCCGCCCTTGGAGGTCTTGGAGTAGCGCGATGAGATGGTGGCCACACGAATGGCTGCCTTGAAGCCGACGCGAGCCTTCATCTTGGCCAGTTTGGCCTTCCAGTTCTCGTCTCGCGACGGCAAGTCGTTGAGGTACTCGATCATCTCCTCCTTTTTGGGATCCACTATGGCCAGCACCGACATGCATCCGTCCACAGTTCCCAGGACAATTGCCCGCCCGTCCTTGCTGCTCTTGATCGCCGTCAGTTCGGCCTGCAGCCTGTAGTTGGCTATCATCTCGGTGTCACCGGTGCGGAAGACTCGAATGGTCTTCCGTCCGCTATGATAATAGGCCACATACTCGTCGTTTTCCGTAAAGATGCAGATCACCGAGAACACGCCTTCCGCCACCTTGGGAATGAAGGTCTTCACAGTGGTTCCCTTCCGCAGTTCCAGCATCTCCAGACCGCCCCGCGTCGGAGCATACAGACCGCACTTTCCATCCCGAGTGATGCTGCCGCCCCACTTAGGAACGGAGCGCACGTGCTTCTTGGTTTTGATGTCCATAACGCTGCCCTTCTCGCTGCTAATCACCGCCACCTGGTTGGCCTTGTGCGGCATAGGGACAAGAGAGATCACCTCCTTAATGGAGCATCCCTTCAGCAGGATCTTGGACACGAAAGCTCCGTTCGCGGCGCTGTACACGCCCAGGCAGTCCTTGTTGGACTTGTCCACTGTCACCACCACAATGTATGCGTTGTCTGCCGTAATCACAGATTGCCGGAAGGGCATGCCCGTGATCATCCGGATGGGAAAGTCAAATCGGAAGAGGATTTGGCCCTCTGTAAGGAATAAAtatgaatttaattaaaggTTACAGGATCTCTTTGAAGAAACTACTTCACCTGGCACAGATCTCATCGTTGTAATGGCTGTAAGTCGATTGGCTTCATCTCCTGCTCCTCCGGCAGCTGCCGCCAGGATATCCCGCTGATTGATGTTCGGAACGGAAACGGTGAGCACCTTATATCCGTAGTCCATGAGCGTTATCTGCTGGATTCCGGGCTGGTCGTCTCTGTAGACCACCTGTTCGGAGACACGATTCCAGATGAGGAACTTTCCGGTCTCCGAGGATATGATGTAACGTCCGTCCGGTGTGATTTCTGCGTGGGTGACAATGGCGCCCAAAGGACTGTCGGCCAGCTTGGCCAGCAGACGGCCGGAACGTGTCTCCCAGACTCCCACACAGCTTCTAGTGACTGTGACCGCCATGTCCACCTCCGAGAGACTGATATCATCGATCTGCAGCTCATGCCGGTCGATGACGTGCACCTTTTCGAAGATATTGTTTATGTTCCACACCTTCACCGATCGATcgatggaggaggtgaccaggTTGTTCCAGTTTCCAATCGTCAACGGCTCCAGCTGGATGATGCGGCCAAAGTGGGCGTCCAGCACCTTGGCCAGCTGCCCGGAGCTGAGGCACCACACGTACAGATTTTTGCGCACTCCGGCCACGGCGTAATCCAATCGGGAGCTGACCATGATGGAGTTGGACTGCATAATGCGGGTGGTAATGTTGCGCACTCCGTGGGGCAGCGGCAGATACAATGCAATGTCCGTAAGACGCGACTCCACCTCCGAATCCTTTTTGCGACCACCGAAGTCCCAGATAACGAAACCCTTCCCAGCCGTTCCCAGCAGCATACGGTCGTGCTGGTCCAGCCGCAGTTGCAGGAGCATCTCCTTGTCGTCGTTCTCGAATCGCGGCAGGTTCTCCACCAAACTCCAGCGAATCTCGCCGGTTTCCGCATCTTCGATGAAGTCGAAGACCGATACCTCAAAGTTCTCCTCGTTGGCACAGCCATATGCTCGGGTCCGTCCCTTGTTCATCACCATGGCGCTAAAGAATTTCTGAGAATTGGAGTAGTTGCTACCACGACACGAGTCCAGTCTCAGGCGCATTTCATTGATGGATCCCGACCAGAATACGACATTGTAGTCCGTTGGGGTGAAGAATTCCATATCTAAATGTAAGGAATAATTTCAAGGATTATTAAGAACAGATTACTTCCTAAATATGTAGGATTACTTACTCAGAATCTCCCAATCGTTGTTATCGCCAGGCACCTCAAAGGTGTCCACCAGGTTCCCACGCATATCGAACTGAGCCCATCGTAGTTTGCAAGTGATAAATAGGCTTTTGAAAAGATATAATATGAGTTATACGTTAGGATGATACTTCAGGGCAAACCCACTTTTGATTGAGAAGATAGAGTCCGCTGACTGGTCCATGGGACTCCTCGAAAGGACTGTTGATCACCACAAACTCGCTGGAGAGCATGTTGAGGAGCACTGTCTGGTTGTTGTTGGAGTAGGCGGCGGCCCACTTGTTGTCCGGGCTCAGGACGAGCTGTTGCATGATGCCTTCGATGCCAGGATTCACATCCCGAGTCAGATCCGAGGTGGACAAGTCGAAGGTGATGAAGTGCGTGGAAATGGAGACCATGTAGCGCATGTCGCTGGTGAGGCAAAAGGCGAAGACTGCAAATTGGTGACCCTCCAAGGAGTACTAGAAATAAAATGgattttttaaacttaatcATAATGCATTTTTTGAAGTCCTACCTTCAAAGGACCTCCTGGTGTATGAAGGCAATGATTAACCGGAATGAGGGCACAATCCTTGGGACCACAGCGATCGCAAGCCCGCAGCAACATCTTTATATTCGGATTACCCCCGATCTCGGGCAGCAAGCGACCAATGAGCTGGGGTGCCAACATATTTGGGTAAATGGCCAGGATAGCGCCACCCAAGCGCAGGGCATCCGCTACCAGCATTAGTTCTCTTTTGGCCTCCTTGTCATCCGTATTGGTAGAGGCATCCTCGAAGTCGGCTAggactgcctgcaaaggacaGCTGGACAGCTTGGCGTGAAGCCAGTCGTAGTTGAAGAGGACATGCTCGAAGAGATCCTTGAACCGGCGAGAGCGGACAAAATGGAAAGGAAGCTCACCAAACTAAGGGGAAAAATATGATTAGTAGACGGTTTCAGAACCAAAATATCGGAGAACCCACCTTCCGTAGATTATATCTTTTGGAGAGGCCATCCTTGCTAGTAAATACCAGCGGTTGGATGGGCACTTTACGATCAGCGGAGCCCTCCTTGTCCGCCAAGCCGAAGCGATGCCGCTGAATCTCCGTAAACTTGAAGGGCTTGGGCACTCCACCACCCCAAATGCCAAGATAATAATCTGCAATCATGGAGTGGAAGTAAATGGCCATGTTCATGTTCTTGAAGTAGCGCTCCTTGGCGGTGTCCCGAAACTGGCGATGGTACCAGTTCATCACGTTCACCCCGTCCGCCTCGCGTTCACTCAGATAGTTGGGCAGATCATTGCGGATACGGGTCCAGAGCAGGGGAGGAATACGCCGCACCGGAGGCATGTGGTACTGATAGACGTCGTCCAGCACCTTGTCATCCAATGAAATGAGATCCTCCAGCTCGCTCTCGGATAGCCCAGACTTAGAAGCAGTGATATAGGCCAGAGCATGGAAGACCAGGATGCGGCCGTGCTGCTTCTCCACCCGCTCGAACAGCAGCATAATGGAGTCCATGACCGTGTTGGCCAGGTGCGTCTCCTGGGGACGCGTGTAGCTACGCCAGCGGCAGATCTCGGCAAAGACGAGCTTCACGAATATGGGCAGGGAGCACTTGCTGATGGCATTCGCCACAAGACGCCACTGGTAGTTGTTCAGATCCCGGCACGCCGTCTTCATCCACATCTTGATCACGTTCATCGCCAGCTCCTCGCCCAAGGCCGTCACCTCAATGAAGTTCTCCTCCACGTCGATCATCTTGCACAGGACATGGTACTCGTGGGAGACCGTTGGATTCGCCGGCTCATTGGCGCACGAGATGATGATCTGGAAGCAGTCAATAACGCATCTGGTATACTAGATCTCGGACTTGGTTGTTGAGAAAGTTGGACTTAAAACCATGCGAGGATCGCCTCATGCAGAACGGCCTCCTTAAGGTGTCGTTTTGGGTGAGGTGTTTGCATTACACTTTCTTAGTGGCTGTTTGCGAGTGATTTTGCTTAGCACGCACAGGTCAAGCAATTGGAAGAACTTACACAGTTTCCCATTCGGGATTTGGGGCATGCAGGTGGTATGTACAGGGAATAGGGATTTCATGCGGGCTACCTAAGTACATTATAGGTCCTAAAGATATATCATACAGGTCCTATAAGATCTCACAAATACTATGTATTAAGTATATCATATAGGATCTAGGATATATCATACAGagatacaaaatatttctGCCTCTCTGCCCGGATTATGAAGCCTATCTATCTATAGTTTAATTAATCAATTCCATAAACTTTCTTATGAAAAGAAgactttatattttatgagtcctgaaaaactttaaaaccaATATCTATAGTTTAGACTTAAAAAGAATATACTATTGTATAAGTCTACTAATTCGACAATtgtataacattttttaactgaatgaataataaaatctaaCCTTATAACTAAATCTGAAATCCGAAgctctttttaaaaatattgaagacCGAAAAGAGCAAATAGATCTTTGTGCTGAGGAGGTATATTAAGTGGATAGCGAAAATATCATGCAAATAGTTTTTACAGTGAGAGACCATGCATTAGAGaaagtatattttaaaatatttaagaatatcaTGCAGTTGTTATTTACAAATACTTGTTTTGGATGACAAGTCAAATTTGCGTTAGTAGCGGACTGTAACTGGAGTCCAAAACCTGACCGTAGAACTTAAGATCACGGCGCTCACCTTGCAGTGCGGCGGCAGGCGTGTGGGTATCCAGGATACCTTGTTCGAGTCTTGGGTGCCCGTCAGCTGGTCGACTGAGTCGAGGTACAGGGTCAGTGGCTGGGTGGGGCTGGCGTAAGTTAGTAATTGCTTAAAGTGTGCTGTTAAGGGGACAAGATCATCGGGTATGTTCTCGAAGGGTAGCATGTAGTTGTAAGATATCTACAggatattgtatttttttttttcgttttgtcGGGGAGTATATGAGTGAGAGTGGTAgagtttggaagaaaatttagtTGGATTAGTTTGGAGTTAGCTCAAGCTCAAGGGGCTTGGTTAtggttttggatttggattcACTTCACCTGCTGGCAAATGGAAATCAGGGTGGCCGTCAAGGCACTGGAGTCCGGCGTGGTGCCCAGGAAACGGATGACATTGATGGGCCGGGCGTGGACGAACCACTCGGTGGCCACGAGGGAAGCGCTCTTGGAGAGGAGCGAGGTCTTGCCGCAGCCTCCGTCGCCGAAAAGGACAAGTGGCTTATCTGAATCCCCCAGCATATAGCGCTTGATACGTTCGCAACTTTCTTCGCGTCCGTAGAATATCTTCACCGAATTGTTGCAAGCATGCAAATGCTGAAGGATCTCAGTTACTATCTGCCCCTG
This window contains:
- the LOC6494783 gene encoding protein mini spindles isoform X5, whose product is MTEDTEYKKLPVEERCVHKLWKARVDGFEEAAKIFRELDDEKSPEWSKFAGLIKKMVVDSNAMAQEKGLEAALIFVENSGLAGRTVGDVMNGIVQKCIAAPRTKTKELSVQVTLMYVEIEKQEAVVEELVKGMEAKNPKIVSACVAASTQALREFGNKVISVKPLIKKLAPLMSDRDKAVRDEGKQLAVEIYRWIGAPMKQQINTLPQVTLKELEDEFDKLKGERVEPSRYLKSQQEKQAKMAEVAAENEDAYNEEDGEAGAEEIDPMDLMDPVDILSKLPKDFYDKLEEKKWTLRKESLEALEKILTDNPKLENGEYGTLVSTLKKIITKDSNVVLVAMAGKCLALLAKGLAKRFSNYASACVPSLLEKFKEKKPNVVTALREAIDAIYLSTSLEAQQESIVESLANKNPSVKSETAMFLARALTRTQPTAINKKLLKLLTTSLVKTLNEPDPTVRDSSAEALGTLMKLMGEKAVAPLLTDIDPLKMGKIKESHDKAEIKIKVAGPKKEARPASAPPVKAAAPAKAAAGSAEPKPVTRPATTGARKVVKKASGGPSGGGASGGGAVAAAKGSGKALATERELAPEEVQAKAEEFLPADILSGLVDSNWKNRLASVEQLMGDITSYDAKQAGISQILIRTISGRKPGLKEMNFQVLKFKLDVIRSVAENYPLTTTTVDQVINEITEKLADAKNGAAASDVLTAFAEATKLEYVVGKVLTFAFEQKSPKVQSEAFNWVNKSITEFGFQLQPKTLIEDVRKGVQSTNPTVRGAAIQLVGTMSMYMGNALMMFFDSEKPALKSQIQAEFDKNLGEKPPKPVRGVQKASGGGGASNSAENEEEEGGAVEEEPINMADLLPRVDIAPQITETLLKEMSDKDWKARNEGLTKLQAIISEARLIKPSIGDLAPALAHRLVDSNAKIAQTALSICEQLATAMGAGCRSYVRTLFPGFLHALGDNKSFVRAAALNCINCFGEKGGYKEFFEAEMIADALKGGSPALKSELWAWLADKLPGLPPKSVSKEDLHAMVPHLYAHICDRNADVRKNANEAVLGIMIHLGYEALVRALDKQKPASKKDISAALDKARPNLPVKPLPKGKQQAPIPEEPKAKTVRGGGGAANSGAAGGIQKSASARSAGGQDKQPAPTRKKDEDVDTSPLLAINNAKNQRLLDEQKMRVLKWTFTTPREEFTELLREQMMAANVNKALLANMFHDDFRYHLKVIEQLSDDLAENSKALVCNLDLILKWLTLRFYDTNPSVLIKGLDYLVQVFQMLIDIEYILAENEGSCFVPHLLLKIGDPKDAVRNGVRRVLRQVILVFPFAKVFGYVMEGLKSKNARQRTECLDELTFLIESYGMNICPPAAVREIARQISDRDNSVRSAALNCVVQIFFLAGEKTYKMIGQLNEKDLSMLDERIKRAKKTKKPAPPPVVEGPSGTRPSVVPQQDSIEIEDAVVGNGCDELPPPDDEGTFDQAPSSQLLLLQQQLAQLQQQAQLQKPSGPFGLDPQVINEIEKDWVRVDQMELKSVTNVDISALDESIKIRAVAGGVQYPQEKFDRLISRQHYLQQTLTTSPSSAGGGASGISPYRSPMRLQLQQQPQQMDNNMPNLADVLPKHDPQLVKVIKSVSSTDTLKARAAINELAAIIESPEKQAVLRDYEEIFIQNVLAQLKNLSQMPSAQSVVVYQPLLSILYTFFHANILGKTLSVACIKNLMSSLLNLMADPKLAVGDDSQYNKVINGICLKVLDKVDFTNLNCALIRLLRETCPEAKLPKFTDLLMKCIWRNVKMLPERSNELNYDAVILEVHEFMLALPSTWWQNRPSDTPMRTIKTILHNMAKVKGNAILQHLNQIPTHSELHTYLIRILKNFQKDGSVTASGASPQRAKEIASKRISHQTHDTVSQIFKLISDRDTKQQGLQKLYDFKKQNPEIDLSTFLQGSSATFHKYIEEGLAEIERSHHTDTGTQAPDNRTDANHQNTAHDADFWMDRLQYHLSGGGVGGKLSSGRSADDGSHMLDNKVADENLCLNSINSQKASLIKRDKRDMSPNRLQHLQAKLAQIKKENHV